The genomic interval ttgatgttggtaatgactTTGTAAAATAAGTCTGCAACGAATTTGTTGAACATGGATATCACCATTTTCTTGAAGATTGTGTGTAAAGAAGAATTTTGGTGAAATATGTTTAGTTCTATCTCCTTTAATGTACCCTCCTttaagttgagcgatgcaagcagcattatcttcatagagaattATTGGTACTTCTTTATTAGATGTTAATGCACATGTTTATCGAATATGTTGTGTCATTGATCTTAACCAAACACATTCTCGACTTGCCTCGTGAATTGCAAGTATCTCAGCATGATTTGAGGAAGTAGCCACCAGAGTTTGCTTTGTTGACCGCCAGGATATAGCAGCGTCACCGCAAGTGAACAAATAGCCAGTTTGACATCTGGCTTTAtgtggatcagataaatatcctgGATCTGCGTAGCCAATAAGTTGTGACCCACAATTATTAGAATAGAATAATCCTTTATCAATAGTACCCTGGAGATAGCGGAGTATGTGCTTAATCCCTTTCCAATGTCTATATGTTGGAGCAGAACTAAATCTTGCTAAAAAAATGACAGAGAAAGCTATATCAGGTCTTGTACAATTAGGAAGATACATCAATGCTCCTATTGCACTAAGATATGGTACTTCTGGACGAAGGAGCTCTTCATGTTCTTCTCTAGGTGGAAAAGGATCTCTTTCTACATCAAGTGACCTAACTACCATTGGGCTACTTAATGGGTATGATTTATCCATATAAAACCATCTCAAAATCTTTTCAGTATAGGTTGACAGGTGAATGAAAATTCTACATTTTAAATGCTCAATTTGTAGaccaagaaatttttttttcctaaatctttcatttcgaactcTTTCTTTAGATATTCCACAGCTTCTGAAAGTTTTCCAGGagttccaataatattcaaatcatcaacatatatagcaatgataacaaactcaggacttgaactttttataaaaacaaatgGGCAAATAGGATAATTTTTATATCCTTCTTTTAACAAATATTCACTAAGTCGATTGTATCACATGCGTCCtgattgttttaatccatacaatgatctttgtaatttaattgagcacaTTTCTCGATTGCTTGAATTATATGCATCAGGCATCTTAAATCCTTCAGGGATCTTCATGTAAATATCACTATCTAGTGAGCCATATAAATATGTTGTGACTACATCCATTAATCGCATATCAAGTTTTTCACTCAAAGCCAGGCTAACCAAATATCTTAatgttattgcatccaccacagGAGAATACGTCTCCTCATAATTAATACCTGGCCTTTGAGAAAAACCTTGAGCTACAAGTCTTGCTTTGTATCTCACAActttatttttctcatttcttttacGTAAACATACCCATTTTTATCCAACGGGTTTCACACCTTCGGGTGTTTTGACTATAGGTCCAAATACTTTGCGTTTAGCAAGTGAATTCAATTCTGCTTGAATTGATTCTTTCCATTTTGGCCAGTCTTTTCTATTTTGACAATTACTTCGAGTCGGTTCCATTCTTTTCAtgtattgacataatttattgagatctcattatttctaatattttcagGTACCTGAATCTCTTCAAGAGATTTGTTAATGTCAATATCTTCCTCAAAATTTTCAGCCTCTTCATTAGGGCCATCTTGATTATTTgctccctttctttttcgagAATTTTTATCTTTGGAACCAAGTGGTCTACCACGTTTCAAATGTGCTTTAGAATCACTTCTGGGACTTCAATTCGAATTGGAGCATTTTTCAGctggaatatgtgattttgtaattttctttgggtcagtg from Cannabis sativa cultivar Pink pepper isolate KNU-18-1 chromosome 4, ASM2916894v1, whole genome shotgun sequence carries:
- the LOC133036875 gene encoding secreted RxLR effector protein 161-like; its protein translation is MVVRSLDVERDPFPPREEHEELLRPEVPYLSAIGALMYLPNCTRPDIAFSVIFLARFSSAPTYRHWKGIKHILRYLQGTIDKGLFYSNNCGSQLIGYADPGYLSDPHKARCQTGYLFTCGDAAISWRSTKQTLVATSSNHAEILAIHEASRECVWLRSMTQHIR